The Peptococcus niger nucleotide sequence AAAAAAAGTGGCCTTATATTTCATGCAGAGGTCAAAGAAGGTGATGAGAGTGATGGTTTCATCTTTAGCAATTTTACCCTTGTTCTCAATGCCATTTTCGAACCAAGCTCAGCTGACAGCTAAGGCGTCTTTCTTTAGCCAGCTTTGGAAATTACTTTTTTGACGTTTTTCCATGGTATTTTTGTCAAGCTCTATACGGTACCCCCATCCTTTATTGGGGTGTTTTCAACAATAACTTCTAGTTCGTTCCAGGGCTCCATGGCGGGAGCCCCTTAGAGCTTTGTGATAGACTAAATATTGTTCGCTAGGCTATCACAAGCCTGTTCATCTTCGCCCACTGTGTTGGCGCACGGTGGGCGGTTTTTTATTGTTTTTTGTTGCGCAGCTGAAAGTTACCGGCAAGTTAAACTCGTTGTGACTTAAGGTGCACTTCTATGCATTTCTACGCACTTCTATGCGTTTCTATGCACTTTATGGTAACGGTATATGAAGTATAATGGAAGTTACCAGCAAGTTAAACTTAAGCCCAAGTTGGAACATATTTCATATGCTTTGGAGCAGTATCAGGATCGAGTGGTTTTATATACCCTTTATCAATGCTGGCTTTAATTACTCGAGAAATGCTGCTTGAAGATGAGCTGGATACGCCAAAACGTTTTCTCAGAGAGCTATTGGTTAAGTAGTCCCCTTCAATATATTTTATGCAAGCATGTAAGTAGCATGACCAAAGCCTATCATCTAGCGTAAGGTCCGAAAATAGTTTTTTTGAATATAAAGTCACCTTGGTATTTTCATCATATAGTGAGATTCTTGGGGCTGGTAATTGGAAAAGTTCACACTGAATAACGATTTTGTCCCATCCAGTACCAAGTTCTTCACACATTTTTAATCTTCGCATTAATGCGGCAAGTCGTTCGTTTCTAGACCGAGGGGGATTATCAATAATTCGATAAATATCAACCAAAGGTTGCCCAGGATTAGTCACTTCAATGCGGTTAGGAAACAATTCAATAACTGGCCCGGTTCCTCTAAAAGTAAATTCCTGATGGATAAGTGCATTAGCAATAATTTCTCTAATGGCTATGAGAGGATATGCTGTCTTGTTCTCACGTAGTGCTCCTGAAATCACTTCTCTGCTCGGCAGAAGAGTTTCTATGATTTTCATCAAATATTCAAAACCAAGTGCATAACCAAAAACCAAGTGCATAACCAAAATTAATAGTATCTTCTTTCAACATATTAAAGCGGCTGGTATCAGCATATTGAACAACACGTACAGCCTTTCTAGATAGGCGATTAAATGAGGAAAGATTTTTTGCAAATAAAATAGCGCCCATATTGGATATTGAATAAAGAGAGTTATTTTGAGGAATCACAATCTTATCTTCAATTAAATAATGTAGTATTTCTTTTTTCTTACTAGGAGCTCGCTTGTTTTGTAAAGAAAAATATGGTTCAATGTCCAGTAAACTTAAAATATCTTCTATTGACAGGTCGGATAATGCTATTTGATCCTCAAATTTAACTTTTTGTAGTTTTTCCCACAATTGTTCTTGAATTCTAGGATAATTACTCAGCGGTTTTGTGTAGCTACCAATTCGGATATACTCTGTTTTTTTAAAACGCACGGTAGTGTTTATTGCAGGATGAATAACCAAGACTCCAATTTTCTTTTCATAAATAGATGTGGAATAAAATTCAAAATTTGCATTCACTGAAAGAAGATCGCGTAGCCAACTTTCAAGATCTTGATTGCCTTTTTTCAACGATAAAAAATCTACATCTGTGCCTATAATTTCGTGCGTCTTGTCATTTACACCCCAAATCAGATATGCAAATTGCTGATCTTGCCATGTAGCGCTATTAGCGAGCGCGCTAATGTTTTTTCCAATTGTATCAGGATCATAGTTATTATGCTTAAATTCCAACCAAGGTGTTTCATATGGCAGCGAACATAATTTTTTTATAAGGGTATCAAAATTATACATATAATCTCCTCGCGATAAAAAATCCTTGGGTTCGCCGCTCCCCTGATTGTGAGAGGGTTACTGCCAAGGATGGATTAGTATACAAACAATATACCATTTACGGCAGCATTTCGATTGTCTTTAGGGAAATAGATGAATTTTGCTTACCTCACGTCACTCTGAAAAGAGATGGCTTTGCCTAGGATGGTGATCTGATTTAGCTTGTCGGCTTCGTATATCATGGGTGGGTAGGCTGAGTTTTCTGCTTGAAGAATCAGCCGATTGCCTTCTTGGTAGTAGACGCGTTTTAAGGTGGCTTCTCCTTCTATGATGACGGCGGCTATTTCTCCCGGTTCTACGATATCTTGCTTACGAACAAAGACGATATCACCGTCTTTGATGCGGGCGCCAATCATGGAATTTCCGGAAGCGCGAAGGGCGAAGTCTGCACGGATATCAGTACCAACTTCGACGTAGGATTCAAAGTCTTGATCTGCATATATGGGTTCCCCGCAGACGATTTCGCCCAGGAGGGGGATTTTTTTTGTTTTTATGGGCATAATGTTGCCGTAGGTGCCGTAGAGAGATGGGGGATTGTCATCAACAAGCTCGGATTTAAGTACACCAAAGTAATCGGCTAGTACTTGTATTTTTCCCATTCTGGGTATGGCAACACCTTTAACCCACGTATTGAAGGTTTGTGGAGACACCCCAATTGCCTTTGCCACATCGACTTGCGCTAGATCATGTATGTCTAGCAAATGCTTTAAATTAGATGCAAATATTTCTTTTTGTGATCTAGCCATATTCTTCGCTCCTTTGGCAGAACTTTAATTTTATTTGATTATATAATGAAAAAGATGATAAAACAAGGAAAAATATAAAATTATTTTGGATTTAATTTTGAAATAAAATTAAATTTGATAAAATGAATTTAGCCAGGTATAAGCGGCGGGAGGTAAAGATTTATCAATATGAGTAAGAAAAGTGAGATGGTTTTTTGACACAATACGATAAGCAAAGGAGTGAGAGTATAAGCAGAGGCATTTGTAAAGGAAACAGCTATCAGTACATCACAGAGCATGACAGCCCCAATCACTAGGGACAAGGATCTAAGACGGATGCCATTGCCATCCACTGTTGGGGAGATCCCACCACGAATCCAACCTTTGACAGAGTAGTTAGCTGGCTCTGTAATCCGAGGTCTCAGGCATCCGCCCACTACGTAGCCGAAACCGGCAAAGTCGCCTGCATCGTCGACCCAGCCATGATGGCCTGGCACGTGGCACAACCCGGCTACGTCAATCAAACCACCATCGGCATTGAGTGCAATCCCCGGGCGAGTGAGGGGGATTATGCGACGGTGGCTGAGCTGGTCGCCGATTTGTGGCACGAGTGGGGCAAGCTGTTGGTCAAGAGGCATAAAGACTACATGCCCACCCAATGTCCAGGTGTCTATGACATTGACCGGATTGTAGCCCTAGCAGAACAGTGCTATAGCGGAGAAGAGACAGGAAAGGATGAAGTTCAATTGAGACCGGAAGTAGCAGCATGGATTACTGACCTATATGACAAGTGCATAAGCCAGAACCCCTCGAATGGGCTACCAAGTACTGGGAAGAAGCAACAGACAAAGGCATCGTTGATGGCCAACGCCCCAACAGCCCGCTGACTCGTTGCGAGTATGCAGCTAGTGAACTAAGAAGAGTAGATAAATAAGCAAAAAGCCTGCCGGATAATTGGCAGGCTTATTTTTTATGCGTAGAGCTTCGAGGTCGACATTTGGTCGACAAAATGTCGACATTATTTATGATAAAGGGTCATATTCATTGAAATAACAAAAAAAGAGAAACCGCTATTTAAAGCGATTTCTCTTTTTTACTATCTGGAGATAAGGGGATTCGAACCCCTGACCTTCTGAATGCCATTCAGACGCGCTCCCAACTGCGCCATACCCCCGTGACTACGATTTATATATTAGCTTATTTCAGCTGGAAAAGCAAGTTTAAATTTACAAAAGCTGGGCATAGTGGTTGCAAGGCCATTAAATGGTGCTGGATAAGGCCTTGGCGTCCATTGGAGGCCAGGCCTGGAGCCGGTGATTCATCAAAGAAAAATTATCTGTTAATTCTATAAAAATAAAGATCCTTCTGCGCTAATATTATGAATATCTACAGATGGCTATGGAAAAAAGGTGAAAAATGGTATTCTATCAAGTAGACAAATAATAGCCTTGTCTAGGCAATGGAGTGACGGAGGGTGCTTTATGTTACAATTAGAAAATATTGGATTCGGGGTGCCGGGAAAAGCGGATATTCTGAAAAATATTAATTTAACCATTGAAACCGGCGAAACGGTGGTGGTGACAGGGCCGAATGGCGGCGGCAAGACGTCTTTGGCCAAGGTCATCGCCGGGGTGGCGGATGCCACTGCCGGGCGGATTTTGCTGGATGGCCAGGATATTACCGGGCTGAACATTACCGAACGGGCGCGGGCGGGCATTGCCTATGCTTTTCAGCAGCCGGTGCGGTTTAAGGGCTTGCGCACCCGGGATTTGCTGAACTTGGCCGCCGGGCGGGACTTGAACGATGATGAGGCCCATGGTCTCTTGCGTCAGGTTGGCCTGCAGGGGGCGGACTATATTGACCGCAGCGTAGATACAAAACTGTCCGGTGGGGAAATCAAACGGATTGAGATTGCCGGTATTTTGGCACGAGATGCGAATTTATTTGTTTTTGATGAGCCGGAAGCAGGCATTGACCTCTGGAGTTTTAACAACTTGATTGATGTTTTTAATCATTTGCGGGACAATCGCCGCCAGTCAACGGTGATTATTTCTCACCAGGAACGCATTTTGGAAATTGCCGACCGGATTGCGGTGATTGTAAAAGGTGAGCTGGCGGCTTTCGGGCCGACGGCGGAAATTTTGCCGCAACTGGCGCATGGTCCGGAATGTCGGTCCTGTAGTGAAACGTGCTTGGTGAATCAAGAAGGGGAGGAAGTCATATGAGTTTCCAACCGGTAAATCGCATTACGGAAGAACTGCTGAACGTTGTCTCCGATTGGCAAAAGTTTCCCAAGGGGGCGGCTTATAATATTCGTCAAGACTCTCAATGCGCCGGTCGTCAATCGACGGAGAATATTGAAATCCGGCCGAAAAGTGGCGGCAGTGGCCTGGACATCATCGTTAAGGCCGGCACCAAGGGAGAGTCTTGTTATATCCCGGCTTGCATTACCAAAAATGATGTGGACGACCTGGTCTACAATGATTTTTACATTGGTGAAGACGCGGACGTGACCATTGTGGCCGGTTGCGGTGTGCATACCGATGGTCATGGCGAAAGCCGTCACAATGGGATCCACCGCTTCTTTATGGAAAAGAACGCGAAAGCCCTTTATTTGGAAAAACATTACGGGACGGGCGATGCTTCTGTCGCTGCGTCGCGCCGGATTATTGATCCGGAAACGCAGTGTGAATTGGCGGAAGGCGCTTACTTGGAGATGGATACCTCCCAACTGGAGGGGATTGCCACGACCAACCGGAAAACCAGCGCCAAGCTGGAAGCCGGTGCCCGCCTGGTCATTAAAGAAAATATTTTAACGGAAGCGGACAGCACCGCCAGCACCGATTTTTATGTGGAGTTAAATGGTGATAATTGCGGGGTGGACCTGGTCAGCCGGTCGGTGGCCAAGGACGACAGCCACCAGGAGTACCATTCGGTAATTGTGGGCAATGCGCCCTCCACCGGCCATTCTGAGTGTGATGCCATCATTGTGGGCAACGGGAAGGTGGATGCCTTGCCGGAGCTGCGCGCCAATAATGGTGATGCGATGCTGATTCACGAGGCCGCCATCGGGAAGATTGCCGGTGAGCAGATTGTGAAGCTACAGACCCTCGGCCTGACAGAAGAAGAAGCGGAAGCCCGCATTATTGAAGGCTTTTTAAGCTAGTCGCGGGGGACGTCAAGGCATAAAAAAGAACAGGCGCGGGGCGCCTGTTCTTTTTGCTATTTGGACGCAATGGGTATAGGCTATTAAGAGAGGTCAGCGATGACTTCAATTTCCAGGACGGCGTCTTTTGGCAGCCGGGCCACTTGGACGCAAGCGCGGGCCGGTTTGTGGTCGCCGAAGAAGTCGGCGTAGGCGCCGTTGATGGTGTCAAAATCGTCCATGTTGCGGACAAAGATGTTGACCTTGGCGAAGCTTTCTTTGCCACCGCCGGCGGCCTGGACGATGGACAGCAAGTTGGTCAGGGCGGCGGTGGTGGCTTCGGCGGCGTCATCGATGAGAGTACCGTCTTTTAAGGGCAACTGGCCGCTGACGAAAAGCAGTTGACCGACTTGAACGGCCTGTGAATAGGGGCCGAGGGCGGCAGGGGCGGCATCGCTGTGGATAAATTTCATGGAAAATCCTCCTTTGGATTTAAGGTTAGCTTTATTTTAGCACAAAAGCAGTTGCAGACAATGCTGGTGACGGGATAAATTTGTAAAGGGCGTGGAATGATGGAGGCCTATTGGTTGGCGGTGGCGGTCTTACCGACAGAAGATGTGCCACGGTGCGGGTTGCCGGCGGTGCCGTCGGCTGTTCTGCCGGCAGGTGACCTGTGTTGGCAAGAAGAGCAGGTGGTTGTGATGACGGCGACGGCCCCGCCGGTGGAGCTGGATAAGGCGCAGGCAGCGGTTTTAGCGGAGTCCGGCGGTGCTGGGGTGCTGCGCTGGTGCCAGGCGGTTGATTTGACCGCTTTGACGGAAACCATGGCCAGGCAATGGGGCTTGCCCCAGTCGCTGACGGTGGCGGATGCCTGGCCGGATAAGCTGCCGCCTCTTGCTCCGGTGGCGGAAGCCCCCTTGTATGGGCTGCGGTTGACGGCTGGGGCAAGGCGCCGGGCGCTTTTGGCAAAGGAGGCGGTCCGGGAAGGGGAGTCCTTGCTCTACCGGACCATGGAGCTGACGCCGCAGACGGCCGTTGAGGCCCTGCAATCGGCGGTGGCAGCAGGCTGTCCCTTGGCCCTGTCGCCTTGGCTGCCGGCTTTCAGCGATCTGGCTGGGGGCGGGCTGTGCTTGTTTGGCAAGCCCTATAGCCTTGCTGACGGCGAGGTGATCGTCAGCGAGCTCCAGGCCTTACAAGGGGAATCGGCAGCCTTTCGTCGTGCCTTTGCCGGCCTATTGGCCCAGACGGATGGACGGCCCGGTCTGGCTGACCTGGCCTTATTTATGGAAGAAACACCGGTGTCTGCGGAAACGGCCCAGCAATTGTACGCTCGTGCCGTTGACCAAGGGCACTTGTCCGAATCGGCGCTGGCGTTGAGGTTATTGGGGGGACAAGCATGACAAAAGAACTGGATAGGCAGCAAGCGGCGCGCGAACGGGCGCGTCAGGTGATTTTTATGTTGGCGGAAAGGGGACAATTGCCCACTGAGGCAGACTTGCGCCCTGTGCGTGAAAGCTTCTTGCAATGGATGCAGGCAGTTCGCGTGGCGGATATGGCAGCGGTTGCCCCGTATGAGGCGCGGCTGGCGGTTTGCCTGACCGGGACAGACCGCAGGACGCCGGTGGGTAAATTAATTGAAGCGGCAGGTCTTATTGAGGCGCTGGCGGCGCCGGAAGACCGACTTGAACTGGCGGCTTACGGTGAAAGCCTTTTGGCCTGGCACCATGCGGTGGCAGGTCAAGAGACTAATGCACAGGAGGAGGCAGACCATGTACGGTAAACTCATCATCAGCGGTGAATTGGAAACGCTTACAGGCTTGCACATCGGTGCCGGCCCGGCCTTGCAATTGACGGCGGCAGACTACCCGGTGGTGCGCGACCAGCGTGGCCTGCCCTACGTACCGGGGTCCAGCCTGAAGGGAAAGCTGCGGACACTCTTGGCCCGGGCCCTGGCACAGCGCTGGATTGTCAACGACCCGGGGCACGATGCGGAAGAGGTGATCCGTCTGTTCGGAGCGCCGGCGGTGGACGATCGGCCGGCACAAGCCGGGCGGCTGATTTTTTGCGATGCACCTCTGGTCTCGGCGCCGGGGGATTATCTGGCCACGGAAATCAAGCATGAGGCAGCCATTGACCGGGCTACCGCTGAGCTGCAGGTGCGGAGTTTGGAACGGGTCGTGCCCGGGGCGCGGTTTGCCCTGCGGGTGATTTATACGGCAACGGAAGCGGCTGAGGCCGGCGCCGACTTGCAAAATTTGGCCGGGGCGATGGAGCTTCTGACCATGGACAGCCTGGGTGGCAACGGCAGCCGGGGCAGCGGCCGGGTGGCTTTTCGTAATATGCAGGTGGGCATCGGGTATGGGGATGCTTTTGACGACCAGGACCTGGCCTTCTTAAATGAGGTATTTCACGATGACGCCCTTAATCTCTAAATGGCATTTTCACAGCCCCTGGCGCCTATGGACGCAAGACCCGCGGCGGGCTTCTGTGGCCATCGGGGCAGATGTCCTGGTGCAG carries:
- a CDS encoding ABC transporter ATP-binding protein: MLQLENIGFGVPGKADILKNINLTIETGETVVVTGPNGGGKTSLAKVIAGVADATAGRILLDGQDITGLNITERARAGIAYAFQQPVRFKGLRTRDLLNLAAGRDLNDDEAHGLLRQVGLQGADYIDRSVDTKLSGGEIKRIEIAGILARDANLFVFDEPEAGIDLWSFNNLIDVFNHLRDNRRQSTVIISHQERILEIADRIAVIVKGELAAFGPTAEILPQLAHGPECRSCSETCLVNQEGEEVI
- a CDS encoding Rid family detoxifying hydrolase, which produces MKFIHSDAAPAALGPYSQAVQVGQLLFVSGQLPLKDGTLIDDAAEATTAALTNLLSIVQAAGGGKESFAKVNIFVRNMDDFDTINGAYADFFGDHKPARACVQVARLPKDAVLEIEVIADLS
- a CDS encoding ATP-binding protein: MHLVFGYALGFEYLMKIIETLLPSREVISGALRENKTAYPLIAIREIIANALIHQEFTFRGTGPVIELFPNRIEVTNPGQPLVDIYRIIDNPPRSRNERLAALMRRLKMCEELGTGWDKIVIQCELFQLPAPRISLYDENTKVTLYSKKLFSDLTLDDRLWSCYLHACIKYIEGDYLTNSSLRKRFGVSSSSSSSISRVIKASIDKGYIKPLDPDTAPKHMKYVPTWA
- the csm3 gene encoding type III-A CRISPR-associated RAMP protein Csm3, which produces MYGKLIISGELETLTGLHIGAGPALQLTAADYPVVRDQRGLPYVPGSSLKGKLRTLLARALAQRWIVNDPGHDAEEVIRLFGAPAVDDRPAQAGRLIFCDAPLVSAPGDYLATEIKHEAAIDRATAELQVRSLERVVPGARFALRVIYTATEAAEAGADLQNLAGAMELLTMDSLGGNGSRGSGRVAFRNMQVGIGYGDAFDDQDLAFLNEVFHDDALNL
- a CDS encoding helix-turn-helix domain-containing protein — its product is MYNFDTLIKKLCSLPYETPWLEFKHNNYDPDTIGKNISALANSATWQDQQFAYLIWGVNDKTHEIIGTDVDFLSLKKGNQDLESWLRDLLSVNANFEFYSTSIYEKKIGVLVIHPAINTTVRFKKTEYIRIGSYTKPLSNYPRIQEQLWEKLQKVKFEDQIALSDLSIEDILSLLDIEPYFSLQNKRAPSKKKEILHYLIEDKIVIPQNNSLYSISNMGAILFAKNLSSFNRLSRKAVRVVQYADTSRFNMLKEDTINFGYALGFWLCTWF
- a CDS encoding SufB/SufD family protein → MSFQPVNRITEELLNVVSDWQKFPKGAAYNIRQDSQCAGRQSTENIEIRPKSGGSGLDIIVKAGTKGESCYIPACITKNDVDDLVYNDFYIGEDADVTIVAGCGVHTDGHGESRHNGIHRFFMEKNAKALYLEKHYGTGDASVAASRRIIDPETQCELAEGAYLEMDTSQLEGIATTNRKTSAKLEAGARLVIKENILTEADSTASTDFYVELNGDNCGVDLVSRSVAKDDSHQEYHSVIVGNAPSTGHSECDAIIVGNGKVDALPELRANNGDAMLIHEAAIGKIAGEQIVKLQTLGLTEEEAEARIIEGFLS
- a CDS encoding LexA family protein; amino-acid sequence: MARSQKEIFASNLKHLLDIHDLAQVDVAKAIGVSPQTFNTWVKGVAIPRMGKIQVLADYFGVLKSELVDDNPPSLYGTYGNIMPIKTKKIPLLGEIVCGEPIYADQDFESYVEVGTDIRADFALRASGNSMIGARIKDGDIVFVRKQDIVEPGEIAAVIIEGEATLKRVYYQEGNRLILQAENSAYPPMIYEADKLNQITILGKAISFQSDVR